Proteins from a genomic interval of Nostoc sp. KVJ3:
- a CDS encoding tetratricopeptide repeat protein — MILYKILGDNYSAAYEYLHLGIIAQKQDKLEKASHYYNLAREIYECKKDLYMAAKAYHQLGRLNQEKGDIKKSIYYYDIARKIYENGSNYSEVSPVYHQLGMALQQEGDFEKANTYYLQAIKIFEDNEKLYSAAKVYHQLGRLAREKRSFIEAINYYEKASVIFEDKQDWYSVATTLTAWGETLETQKYLPEALNTYIQAWIIYPQYEQNLISIEDIRIEALARMLKQLEESQFEIIWQEVTGEDCAGEIRDAIWSVRDNLETES, encoded by the coding sequence TTGATTTTATACAAAATTTTAGGTGATAATTATTCTGCTGCTTATGAGTATTTACATTTAGGAATAATAGCACAAAAACAAGACAAGTTAGAAAAAGCAAGTCATTACTATAATCTTGCTCGTGAAATTTACGAATGCAAAAAAGACTTATATATGGCCGCTAAAGCTTATCATCAACTTGGAAGGCTAAATCAAGAAAAAGGAGATATAAAAAAATCAATTTACTATTATGATATTGCTCGTAAAATTTATGAGAATGGAAGTAATTATTCTGAAGTTTCTCCTGTTTATCACCAGCTAGGTATGGCTTTACAACAAGAGGGAGACTTTGAAAAAGCAAACACTTACTATCTGCAAGCTATCAAAATTTTTGAAGATAATGAAAAATTATATAGTGCTGCTAAAGTCTATCATCAATTAGGTAGATTAGCACGGGAAAAACGCAGTTTTATAGAGGCAATCAATTATTATGAAAAAGCATCTGTAATTTTTGAAGATAAGCAAGATTGGTATAGTGTAGCTACTACACTGACAGCTTGGGGAGAGACTTTAGAAACTCAAAAATATTTGCCAGAAGCGTTGAATACTTATATTCAAGCCTGGATTATTTATCCTCAATACGAACAAAACTTGATTAGTATAGAAGATATCAGAATAGAAGCTTTAGCAAGAATGCTCAAACAACTAGAAGAAAGCCAATTTGAAATAATTTGGCAAGAAGTAACGGGTGAAGATTGCGCTGGAGAAATACGCGATGCGATTTGGTCAGTGCGAGATAATCTAGAAACAGAGTCGTAG
- a CDS encoding type II toxin-antitoxin system VapC family toxin, which translates to MSLKYLLDTNILSEPARPIPNANVLHKLDIHKSEVVVSSVVAHELLHGCLRLPESKRRESLWNYIHESVLNLPVLDYDLKAAQWHAQERARLSKIGKTPAFVDGQIASIAYCNNLILLTNNVSDFEFFNNFKVENWFVNSTEVV; encoded by the coding sequence ATGAGCTTGAAATACTTACTTGATACCAATATTCTCTCAGAGCCAGCACGTCCTATTCCTAATGCCAATGTTTTGCACAAACTAGATATTCATAAATCAGAAGTTGTCGTTTCTAGTGTTGTTGCTCATGAACTTTTACATGGTTGTTTGCGGTTGCCAGAATCTAAGCGGCGAGAGTCTCTTTGGAATTATATTCATGAATCGGTATTAAATTTACCAGTGCTTGATTACGATTTAAAGGCAGCACAATGGCACGCCCAAGAAAGGGCTAGATTATCCAAGATTGGTAAAACTCCTGCTTTTGTAGATGGTCAAATTGCGAGTATTGCTTACTGTAATAATTTAATACTGCTAACTAATAATGTTTCTGATTTTGAATTTTTTAATAATTTCAAGGTTGAAAATTGGTTTGTTAATAGCACTGAAGTTGTCTAA
- the holA gene encoding DNA polymerase III subunit delta, whose protein sequence is MIVLLTGDDQHAIQEQLNQYKAEIDSQWLTLCYHRFPADHLDRAISVARTRSLTGGKKLVIIENCHLKQWGDTELETLQQLVQVPEFTILVFVATTVDKRLKIYKHLVKYAKFFEFPLIPPWRNDLIEKAISTQAKKIKLVLSKNAVEYLAEAIGNDMTRAPTELRKLYIYGKGRQLELAEVKELVPCQTQNSLQLASAIRQGESNQVLHLLDDLLSRSEPLMVIVATLLTQFRTWLWVKSAIVSGVKKDSELAQLCSISNPNRIYYLRQEVANTSINALAKAVTMVLDLEMSIKRGAESKDLLLIILSVSRLFKLT, encoded by the coding sequence ATGATTGTCTTGCTGACAGGTGACGACCAACACGCTATTCAGGAACAGCTAAACCAATACAAAGCAGAGATTGATTCCCAATGGCTCACACTTTGCTACCACCGATTTCCAGCCGATCACCTTGACCGAGCTATCAGCGTAGCTCGCACTCGTTCCCTCACTGGAGGTAAAAAACTGGTAATTATCGAAAATTGTCACCTCAAGCAGTGGGGTGATACTGAGTTAGAAACTTTGCAGCAGCTTGTTCAAGTGCCTGAATTCACAATTCTGGTGTTTGTCGCCACCACTGTAGATAAGCGCCTGAAGATTTACAAACATCTTGTCAAGTATGCCAAGTTTTTTGAGTTTCCATTGATACCACCTTGGCGTAATGATTTGATTGAAAAGGCGATCAGTACTCAGGCTAAAAAAATCAAGCTGGTATTGTCAAAGAATGCGGTGGAATATCTAGCAGAAGCAATTGGTAACGACATGACCCGTGCACCCACAGAGTTACGCAAACTGTATATTTATGGTAAGGGCAGACAACTTGAGCTTGCAGAAGTAAAAGAATTAGTGCCATGTCAGACTCAGAATAGCCTACAACTGGCATCTGCTATTCGTCAAGGAGAAAGTAATCAAGTTTTGCACCTGTTGGATGATTTACTGTCACGCTCGGAACCATTAATGGTGATTGTTGCTACTCTCCTAACGCAGTTTAGAACTTGGCTGTGGGTTAAATCTGCAATTGTTTCTGGGGTTAAGAAAGATAGTGAATTAGCTCAACTGTGCAGTATCAGCAATCCTAATCGCATTTACTATTTGCGTCAGGAGGTAGCAAATACAAGCATCAATGCTTTAGCTAAGGCAGTGACTATGGTGCTGGATTTAGAGATGTCTATTAAGAGGGGTGCTGAAAGTAAGGATTTACTGCTAATAATTCTTAGTGTTAGCAGGCTATTTAAGTTAACGTAA
- the dnaX gene encoding DNA polymerase III subunit gamma/tau, whose amino-acid sequence MNPMSTVALHQKYRPQTIAELVGQPYIKTALTNAVKYLQIAPAYLFTGSRGTGKTSTARIFAKSLNCLNTKKPTDQPCGICQSCRSIETSNSLDVSEIDAASNNGVDDARALIERCTLAPVAGRYRIFILDECHCLTGNAFNALLKCIEEPPSHVVFILCTTELHKVLPTIVSRCQVFNFRTLSVQAIVQHLHIVADAESISIDDQALTAIARLGDGGLRDALQLLGQVSLLDEDITANHVMEIAGGVTETELMSILQAISTNNTFNLLQVARLLVDSGKTPKLILSNLLQTYRDLLIIKSAPKEQSLLTGCVSYAQLKVLANHWNFETLNLSLTELQKAENYLRYTVNAAVWLEVCLLNLIPSLLPVSATKTLTAKPVNDKGHDSKLLPAVAANTANLAQIWLSVMDIAKPSNQKLLAHANLVKLQGDKAILEVTPAYLNKFESSKEAIAKMLQRATQSQQPMTVLIKTANLSSNGRVKA is encoded by the coding sequence ATGAATCCTATGTCTACAGTCGCCCTACATCAAAAATATCGACCCCAGACAATAGCCGAATTAGTTGGACAGCCCTACATCAAAACTGCTCTGACTAATGCTGTAAAATATCTGCAAATTGCACCAGCTTATTTATTTACAGGTTCTAGAGGCACAGGTAAAACTTCAACTGCTCGGATATTTGCTAAATCCCTCAACTGCCTCAACACTAAAAAACCAACTGACCAACCTTGTGGTATTTGTCAATCCTGCCGTTCAATTGAAACCAGTAATAGCCTAGATGTTAGTGAAATTGATGCTGCTTCTAATAATGGTGTAGATGATGCCCGTGCTTTAATTGAGCGCTGTACCTTAGCACCTGTTGCAGGACGTTACCGAATTTTTATTCTCGATGAGTGCCATTGTCTAACCGGTAACGCCTTCAATGCTTTACTTAAGTGTATTGAAGAACCACCATCTCATGTTGTCTTCATTCTCTGCACAACAGAATTGCACAAGGTGTTACCTACCATTGTCAGCCGTTGTCAGGTGTTTAATTTCCGTACTTTGTCTGTTCAGGCAATTGTGCAGCACCTCCATATTGTAGCAGATGCAGAATCTATCTCTATTGATGATCAGGCACTAACAGCGATCGCTCGACTGGGCGATGGTGGACTCAGAGATGCACTGCAATTACTGGGTCAGGTGAGTCTTTTAGATGAAGATATCACTGCCAATCATGTCATGGAAATTGCTGGTGGTGTGACAGAAACAGAATTAATGTCAATTTTACAGGCAATATCCACCAACAACACCTTTAACTTGCTGCAAGTAGCAAGACTTTTAGTAGATTCTGGTAAAACGCCCAAATTGATTCTCTCCAACTTACTGCAAACATACCGAGATTTATTGATTATCAAGTCTGCACCCAAAGAGCAATCCCTGCTAACTGGTTGTGTTAGCTATGCTCAACTCAAGGTTTTAGCAAATCACTGGAATTTCGAGACGCTGAATTTGTCCCTAACAGAGTTACAAAAAGCAGAAAACTATCTGCGGTACACAGTAAATGCTGCTGTGTGGCTAGAAGTTTGCTTACTGAACCTGATACCCAGTTTATTGCCTGTCAGTGCAACCAAGACGCTAACTGCTAAACCTGTAAATGACAAAGGGCATGATAGCAAATTGTTACCAGCAGTTGCAGCCAATACCGCTAACCTGGCTCAAATTTGGCTTTCTGTGATGGATATAGCTAAACCTAGTAATCAAAAGCTGTTGGCTCATGCAAATCTTGTTAAATTGCAAGGTGACAAGGCGATTTTAGAGGTTACACCAGCTTACTTGAATAAGTTTGAGAGTAGTAAAGAAGCGATCGCTAAAATGCTGCAACGAGCTACCCAAAGTCAACAACCAATGACTGTGTTAATTAAAACTGCTAATCTCAGCAGTAACGGGAGGGTAAAAGCATGA
- a CDS encoding XisI protein, translated as MDKLEQYRNAIKKILTDYYETTNTQVLKDAGVEVSDRLAFDETRDQYLWFRFGWDDKKQIQYIIIYLCIKNGKVWVEEDATNLCVVDDLLSAGIPQADIVLGFHHPSKRGLTEFATA; from the coding sequence ATGGATAAGCTAGAACAATATCGCAATGCTATCAAGAAGATATTGACTGACTATTACGAAACTACTAATACTCAAGTTTTAAAAGATGCGGGAGTTGAAGTAAGCGATCGCTTGGCTTTTGATGAAACAAGAGATCAATATCTTTGGTTTCGGTTCGGCTGGGATGACAAAAAGCAAATACAGTATATTATCATCTATCTCTGCATTAAAAATGGCAAAGTTTGGGTGGAAGAAGATGCAACTAATTTATGCGTTGTTGATGATTTGCTATCAGCCGGAATACCCCAAGCCGATATTGTTTTGGGTTTCCACCATCCCAGTAAACGAGGTTTAACAGAATTCGCTACTGCTTAA
- a CDS encoding TetR/AcrR family transcriptional regulator, giving the protein MSYDDRRIEVAKAAWRVIVREGLDRASMRAIAQELGSSTGVVTHYFRDKEELTLFALEQVFENVLEDMKTCAEGRQGIDRLVQMIFVALPLEDIDKADWKVWVAFLGYSIGRERLVQEHRKRYDFLRQIISQELADLQKALLIRADLDLTLEANALIALVDGIGTGVVIFPEQFSADQQKYLVRRHINAILASS; this is encoded by the coding sequence ATGAGTTATGACGATCGCCGTATTGAAGTCGCTAAAGCGGCATGGCGGGTGATTGTCCGTGAAGGATTGGATCGTGCCAGTATGCGGGCGATCGCGCAAGAACTTGGCTCTTCGACAGGGGTTGTTACCCATTACTTTCGAGATAAAGAAGAACTCACCCTATTTGCCTTGGAACAGGTGTTTGAAAACGTCCTAGAGGACATGAAAACCTGTGCCGAGGGACGGCAAGGAATTGACAGACTAGTGCAGATGATTTTTGTGGCTCTACCTCTAGAGGACATTGACAAAGCTGATTGGAAGGTTTGGGTGGCATTTTTGGGTTATTCTATCGGGCGCGAACGCCTTGTTCAGGAGCACCGAAAACGCTATGACTTCTTACGGCAGATTATTTCTCAAGAGTTAGCTGACTTACAAAAAGCCTTGCTGATTCGAGCCGATCTTGATTTAACCCTCGAAGCCAATGCACTCATCGCCCTAGTGGATGGCATTGGCACTGGTGTTGTCATTTTTCCTGAGCAGTTCTCCGCAGATCAACAAAAATATCTCGTGCGGCGCCATATCAATGCAATACTTGCATCATCCTGA
- a CDS encoding GNAT family N-acetyltransferase, with translation MIRPTIPNDTTALIALADATGLFQPNQLEELGEMLSDYFGGSNDSHSLRDGKAERFWITDDDNGAVGVAYCEMERMTDQTWNLQLIAIRPDRQGQGRGATLLRYVEQTLMARGGRVLLVETSGTPDFERTRTFYRKCGYDEEARIRDFYQAGADKIVYRKALSAQEQ, from the coding sequence ATGATTCGACCGACCATACCCAATGACACAACCGCGCTGATTGCCTTAGCCGATGCAACCGGACTGTTCCAACCGAACCAACTTGAGGAGCTTGGCGAAATGCTGTCCGATTACTTCGGTGGTAGCAACGACAGCCATTCTCTACGAGACGGCAAAGCCGAACGCTTTTGGATTACCGACGATGACAACGGGGCGGTGGGGGTCGCTTACTGTGAGATGGAACGGATGACCGATCAGACGTGGAATCTACAGTTGATTGCTATCCGACCCGACCGCCAAGGACAAGGACGTGGTGCGACCCTGCTACGCTACGTTGAGCAAACATTGATGGCACGCGGCGGGCGTGTGTTGCTGGTGGAAACGTCAGGGACGCCGGACTTCGAGCGGACGCGAACGTTCTACCGCAAGTGCGGTTATGACGAGGAAGCGCGGATACGCGACTTCTATCAAGCGGGCGCTGACAAAATCGTTTACCGCAAGGCGCTGTCCGCTCAGGAGCAGTAA
- the dnaN gene encoding DNA polymerase III subunit beta has product MTQTASKQRVKPANQTKQTSVATPKGENEVSANIPEISTGKKKKSTSPDAGTSTEPISNKRTNKRSTKSELNSQPLIESGMEVICSQTKFHDALSLVSCATPAKPTHPILANALIIADIETQQIHLTVTDLALTIQASFEAQVLLKGEITVPVEMLFEIVKHCPNGNISLSSQTQIIQLIDEEKQTKICSLSLSDADGKYEIRGISAEEFPPSSTIDATLIPLPTTVFKDGLKGVIYAVSTDENKYILTGVHIQLTQEKLKFIGTDGHRVATTELSTQGIGRKPRKQVESSEIQFTIPGRVLKELARNLDDSVEFINLLYDAESNRLGFAWQDIILRCQCLEGTYPDCEQLLARFSFDREVILEKAFLVKALERLAVLTDKKEKGIYLQFDGSLQQLRLSIEREFGKGDQVIAAHLPSEMSLNIQFNLKYLVEAAKAIPSSAIKMHLQQSDHPAMLVPYGDRPNPELQMEMRQFLLPLYTLNT; this is encoded by the coding sequence ATGACTCAAACAGCATCGAAACAAAGGGTAAAGCCTGCCAATCAGACAAAACAAACAAGTGTAGCTACTCCTAAAGGCGAAAATGAAGTATCAGCAAATATCCCAGAAATATCTACAGGTAAAAAGAAAAAATCTACATCTCCTGATGCTGGTACTTCAACTGAACCTATCTCAAATAAGCGTACTAATAAACGTTCTACCAAATCAGAGTTAAACTCTCAACCACTTATAGAATCAGGAATGGAGGTAATCTGCTCACAAACTAAATTTCACGATGCACTCTCTTTAGTTAGTTGTGCTACCCCAGCTAAACCTACCCATCCGATTCTTGCTAATGCTCTAATCATTGCAGATATCGAAACACAACAGATACATTTAACTGTTACTGATTTAGCATTAACAATTCAGGCAAGTTTTGAAGCCCAAGTGTTGCTCAAGGGTGAAATTACTGTGCCAGTAGAAATGCTATTTGAGATAGTTAAGCATTGCCCTAATGGTAATATTAGCCTCAGTAGTCAGACTCAGATTATACAGCTTATTGATGAGGAGAAGCAAACAAAAATCTGCTCTCTCAGTTTATCTGATGCAGATGGAAAATATGAAATTAGAGGCATTAGTGCTGAAGAATTTCCACCTAGCTCTACAATTGATGCTACTCTCATTCCTCTGCCAACAACAGTTTTCAAAGATGGTTTGAAAGGTGTGATTTATGCTGTCAGCACTGATGAAAATAAATATATCTTGACCGGAGTTCATATCCAACTTACACAGGAGAAGTTAAAGTTTATTGGTACTGATGGGCATCGAGTCGCAACCACTGAACTTTCAACTCAAGGAATTGGTAGAAAACCCCGCAAACAAGTAGAATCTTCAGAGATACAATTTACTATTCCTGGTCGAGTCCTCAAAGAACTAGCGCGTAACTTGGATGATTCTGTCGAATTCATTAATCTGTTGTATGATGCCGAAAGTAATCGCTTGGGTTTTGCTTGGCAAGATATTATCCTCAGATGTCAATGTTTGGAAGGAACTTACCCTGACTGCGAACAGCTATTGGCAAGATTTAGCTTTGACCGAGAAGTAATCCTAGAAAAAGCATTCTTAGTCAAAGCACTGGAACGGTTAGCTGTGTTAACAGATAAAAAAGAGAAAGGTATTTACTTACAGTTTGATGGAAGTTTGCAGCAGTTACGATTATCAATTGAACGGGAGTTTGGCAAAGGCGATCAAGTTATTGCTGCTCATCTACCATCAGAAATGTCATTGAATATTCAGTTTAACCTCAAGTATTTAGTAGAAGCAGCCAAGGCAATTCCCAGTTCTGCTATCAAAATGCACTTGCAACAATCAGATCATCCTGCCATGTTGGTTCCTTATGGAGATAGACCAAATCCAGAACTGCAAATGGAAATGCGTCAATTCTTATTGCCACTGTACACTCTAAATACTTAA
- a CDS encoding WGR domain-containing protein, producing MEIYLIFVNAAQNSNKFWSAKVEQSNLTVEWGRVGYKSQQKVHSFGNYQQAVSKFHNLVAEKKMKGYRESQPQIDSTSDSLEIKRAIQLLEILRPYVAQTQFANRNYLETLNQYLKIVPTPLGMKIDPSRIYRDVADIEHQLSLLNSLLETDSVLADNTTEESANNSKVISLKSIGKNFWRHL from the coding sequence ATGGAAATTTACTTAATATTTGTAAATGCGGCTCAGAACAGTAACAAATTCTGGAGTGCAAAAGTTGAGCAAAGCAATCTAACTGTTGAGTGGGGTAGAGTAGGCTACAAATCTCAGCAAAAAGTTCACTCTTTCGGTAATTATCAACAAGCAGTTTCTAAATTCCACAATCTCGTGGCTGAGAAGAAAATGAAAGGCTACCGAGAAAGCCAACCTCAAATTGATAGTACTTCTGATTCTCTAGAAATCAAAAGAGCTATCCAATTACTGGAGATTTTGCGCCCTTATGTAGCACAAACACAATTTGCCAATAGAAATTATCTAGAGACATTAAACCAATATTTGAAAATCGTTCCTACACCTTTAGGAATGAAAATAGACCCATCTCGAATATACCGCGATGTGGCAGATATTGAGCATCAACTATCACTGCTAAACTCTTTGCTGGAAACTGATTCTGTGCTGGCTGATAACACTACAGAAGAATCTGCTAATAACAGCAAAGTCATCAGTTTAAAAAGCATTGGAAAGAACTTTTGGAGGCATTTGTAG
- a CDS encoding AAA family ATPase translates to MKLSNLITTIDSQIPIVAIDVLSPEEATIIQWLTAEVMDKLNSPVYFWNLGVSGLEQCLIADDGGLVFKSVETYKKPHNIDPLIYVFEYINNFGGNGVFILGDVHPFVGKNSLQLSWEVLTRVKNLYHRLKPTEKRIVFLGQNIQLHESLLRLIPCCEVPLPSIEQIQDHLESYLLYLQESASEQEVTFTVSLTTENKETLARAALGLTLEEISDFLRLTVKERLTSKGIVIDTTVIPLVVEYKTRLLAQMGIELGKSATIPFGGLDLLRDWLQRRSRLFSQEARSLNLPQPKGVLLAGPPGTGKSIVAKNIATILNLPLLQLDIASMLGSLVGESEGNVRRALKTAEAIAPCILWIDEVEKALSANGDTSGVSQRILGNILTFMSECTAGVFVVATCNDPTALPIEFKRKGRFDENFFVDLPTELERCQILKIHLERFGIEVPQEYLEAIAAGTDKFSGAELETLASEAALLAFDEGRPQQITLADLENCQQNITPLAVQDAAAVERMQSWSNIARPASSPVQVSKKGLRTSRFRTN, encoded by the coding sequence ATGAAACTATCAAACCTGATTACCACCATTGATTCTCAAATACCTATCGTGGCAATAGATGTTCTGTCCCCCGAAGAAGCCACTATCATTCAGTGGTTAACTGCTGAAGTGATGGACAAACTTAACAGTCCTGTGTACTTCTGGAATTTGGGAGTTTCCGGCTTGGAGCAATGTCTGATTGCTGACGACGGTGGACTGGTATTCAAATCAGTCGAGACGTATAAAAAGCCTCATAACATAGACCCTTTAATATATGTGTTCGAGTACATCAACAATTTCGGCGGTAATGGGGTTTTCATCCTGGGCGATGTTCACCCTTTTGTCGGTAAAAACTCCCTGCAATTGAGTTGGGAAGTTCTCACCAGAGTCAAAAACTTGTACCATCGCCTCAAACCGACTGAAAAGCGAATTGTGTTTTTAGGTCAAAACATTCAACTGCACGAATCCCTGCTGAGGCTAATTCCTTGCTGTGAAGTTCCTTTGCCCAGCATTGAGCAAATTCAAGACCACTTAGAATCATATTTACTATACTTGCAAGAATCTGCCAGTGAGCAAGAGGTAACTTTTACCGTATCTCTCACCACCGAAAATAAAGAAACCTTGGCAAGAGCAGCATTAGGCTTGACGCTGGAGGAAATTAGCGACTTTCTCCGGCTGACTGTCAAGGAGCGATTAACTTCTAAAGGTATAGTAATTGATACTACGGTCATCCCTTTGGTTGTCGAATATAAAACCCGCCTACTGGCTCAAATGGGTATCGAATTGGGTAAATCAGCGACCATACCTTTTGGTGGTTTGGATTTATTGCGGGATTGGTTGCAACGCCGCAGCCGATTATTTTCCCAGGAAGCGCGATCGCTAAATCTACCCCAGCCTAAAGGTGTGCTACTGGCAGGGCCACCAGGGACGGGTAAATCGATAGTAGCAAAGAACATTGCAACTATACTCAATCTTCCACTGCTGCAATTAGACATTGCCTCGATGCTTGGTAGCCTGGTGGGAGAATCTGAGGGCAATGTCCGCCGCGCACTCAAGACTGCTGAAGCTATTGCACCCTGTATCTTGTGGATTGATGAGGTCGAGAAAGCACTTTCAGCTAATGGCGATACCTCTGGAGTATCACAAAGGATTCTAGGGAATATACTCACTTTCATGTCTGAGTGTACGGCAGGGGTGTTTGTGGTGGCAACCTGTAATGACCCAACAGCGCTGCCTATTGAGTTTAAGAGGAAAGGGCGGTTTGATGAGAATTTCTTCGTTGACCTACCCACTGAGTTGGAACGTTGCCAGATTCTCAAAATTCACTTAGAACGGTTTGGTATAGAAGTTCCGCAGGAATATCTAGAGGCGATCGCTGCTGGCACCGACAAGTTTAGTGGTGCTGAGTTAGAAACCCTGGCATCAGAAGCAGCACTACTGGCTTTCGATGAGGGAAGACCTCAGCAAATCACACTGGCTGATTTAGAAAATTGTCAGCAAAACATCACCCCTTTAGCTGTTCAAGATGCTGCTGCTGTTGAGCGGATGCAGTCTTGGTCAAATATTGCGCGACCAGCTTCCAGCCCTGTGCAGGTGTCTAAGAAAGGTCTTCGTACTTCTAGGTTCCGTACTAATTAG
- a CDS encoding DUF2997 domain-containing protein, giving the protein MERAILIHFDTATGEVKIEAEGFEGLSCLEATQPFEEALGIVQGDRTYKPESQQQLRSIITHQQRLHQ; this is encoded by the coding sequence ATGGAACGGGCAATCTTGATACATTTTGACACTGCTACAGGTGAAGTGAAAATAGAAGCCGAGGGATTTGAGGGATTGTCGTGCCTAGAAGCAACTCAACCTTTTGAGGAAGCTTTAGGCATAGTGCAAGGCGATCGCACTTACAAACCAGAATCTCAGCAACAGCTTCGTAGCATCATTACTCATCAACAACGACTGCACCAATAA
- a CDS encoding DUF1257 domain-containing protein — translation MSHFSTVTTKLTNRECLVQALQDLQFTVQVYEKPQSLRGYYDDSQGQSAEIVVPGRSLSVRADIGFRWDQEAGVYQLIHDAYETVPRLGEDFFSHTLIQAYGQKMVRAKAAQLQEHLGECTITEETNGQVHTLRLAFSAHQQTQQVRR, via the coding sequence ATGTCGCACTTTTCAACTGTCACTACAAAACTAACTAACCGTGAATGTTTAGTACAAGCTCTACAAGATTTGCAGTTTACCGTCCAAGTTTATGAAAAACCACAATCGCTGAGAGGTTATTACGACGACTCCCAAGGACAAAGTGCTGAGATTGTTGTCCCTGGCCGTAGTTTAAGTGTCCGCGCAGATATCGGGTTTAGGTGGGATCAGGAGGCAGGGGTGTATCAACTTATCCATGATGCCTATGAAACTGTACCCCGACTAGGAGAAGACTTCTTTTCGCACACCCTAATACAAGCCTACGGACAGAAGATGGTTCGCGCTAAAGCAGCCCAGTTACAAGAACATCTGGGAGAATGCACCATCACAGAAGAAACCAACGGTCAGGTACATACTCTGCGCCTTGCATTTTCAGCACACCAGCAAACTCAACAAGTTCGGAGGTAA